A single Anatilimnocola floriformis DNA region contains:
- a CDS encoding phytoene desaturase family protein produces MHAPAAKPTRRKYDCLIIGGGHNGLVAAAYLARAGKSVCVLERRHVLGGCSTTEELWPGFKISTASYVVSLLLPEIMRDLRLKQYGLHILPRNPSSFTPMLDGRSLLMGPDERATCREIAKFSERDAAAYPKYNRLLERVAAVLEPLLMQSAPDPLPLSAETRKIGVGKRLRDAGKMFEMYGAMSSLGDDTPAAIELLVGAARPVLERWFESEVLRATLATDAVIGAFASPSYPGTAYVLLHHVMGQAGGARGVWGYVQGGMGGLANSLEQACQDLHVDIRRETAVQKILVQNGKVVGVSLADDAILEAPVVASSIDANHTFLRMLDADDLPAEFRTAVSHIDYASASLKINVALSELPDFTCLPGKTASAHHHGTIHICETLDTMELGFDDAKYGRPSAEPILEITLPSAVDPTVAPAGQHVMNMFVQYAPYKLAGGKSWDDIKEDFGDRCIDLLARYAPNVKNAILHRQVLSPLDLERIYGLTGGNIMQGSMIPTQLFSLRPVAGWSDHRTPIAGLYLCGAASHPGGGVMGACGRNAAVEILRDY; encoded by the coding sequence ATGCATGCTCCCGCTGCCAAACCGACACGCCGGAAGTACGACTGCCTGATCATCGGCGGCGGACACAACGGCTTGGTCGCGGCTGCCTATCTGGCCCGCGCGGGGAAGAGCGTGTGCGTGCTCGAGCGCCGGCACGTGCTGGGCGGCTGCTCGACGACGGAAGAACTCTGGCCGGGCTTCAAAATCAGCACGGCCTCCTATGTCGTCAGCTTGCTGCTGCCGGAGATCATGCGCGATCTGCGGCTCAAGCAATATGGCCTGCATATTCTGCCGCGAAATCCTTCGTCGTTCACGCCGATGCTCGACGGCCGGTCGCTGCTCATGGGGCCCGATGAACGGGCCACTTGTCGAGAAATTGCCAAGTTCAGCGAACGCGATGCGGCCGCCTATCCCAAGTACAACCGGTTATTGGAACGAGTCGCTGCGGTGCTCGAACCGCTACTGATGCAAAGCGCGCCGGATCCACTGCCGCTATCGGCCGAGACTCGCAAAATCGGCGTTGGCAAGCGACTGCGCGATGCCGGCAAAATGTTCGAGATGTACGGCGCGATGAGTTCGCTTGGCGACGACACTCCCGCCGCGATCGAGCTGCTGGTCGGCGCGGCGCGGCCTGTTCTCGAACGCTGGTTTGAAAGCGAAGTCCTCCGCGCGACACTCGCCACCGATGCCGTCATCGGCGCATTCGCCTCGCCATCGTACCCCGGCACTGCCTATGTGCTGCTACATCACGTGATGGGCCAAGCTGGCGGCGCGCGAGGTGTGTGGGGATATGTACAAGGCGGTATGGGCGGCCTGGCGAATTCGCTGGAGCAGGCCTGTCAGGATCTGCACGTCGACATTCGCCGCGAGACGGCAGTGCAAAAGATTCTGGTGCAGAACGGCAAGGTCGTTGGCGTCTCGCTCGCTGACGACGCGATCCTCGAGGCGCCGGTGGTGGCATCGAGCATTGATGCCAACCACACGTTCTTGCGAATGCTCGATGCCGATGATTTGCCGGCTGAATTTCGGACTGCTGTTTCGCACATCGACTACGCCTCGGCATCGCTGAAGATCAACGTCGCGCTGTCGGAGCTGCCGGACTTCACTTGCTTGCCGGGAAAGACTGCGTCGGCGCATCATCACGGCACGATCCACATTTGCGAAACGCTCGACACGATGGAGCTCGGCTTCGACGACGCCAAGTATGGCCGTCCGAGCGCCGAACCGATTTTGGAAATTACGCTTCCTTCCGCAGTCGATCCGACGGTCGCTCCGGCAGGTCAGCACGTAATGAACATGTTCGTCCAGTACGCGCCCTACAAATTGGCCGGCGGCAAAAGCTGGGACGATATCAAGGAAGACTTTGGCGATCGCTGCATCGATTTGCTCGCTCGCTATGCCCCGAACGTGAAGAACGCGATCCTGCACCGGCAGGTTTTGAGCCCGCTCGATCTGGAGCGAATCTACGGTCTGACCGGCGGCAACATCATGCAGGGATCGATGATCCCGACGCAGTTGTTTTCGTTGCGGCCGGTGGCGGGCTGGTCCGATCATCGCACGCCGATTGCCGGTTTGTATCTGTGCGGCGCGGCGAGCCATCCGGGCGGTGGAGTGATGGGTGCTTGCGGCCGGAACGCTGCCGTTGAAATCTTGCGAGACTACTAA
- the glyA gene encoding serine hydroxymethyltransferase: MNLLAQQDPDVWAAIEAEAVRQQDGLEMIASENYTSPAVMQAVGSVLTNKYAEGYPGRRYYGGCEHVDVVENLARDRAKQLFGAEHANVQPHSGSQANQAVYLSLLEAGDTVLGLDLAHGGHLTHGMKLNISGRLYKFLSYGVRQSDSRLDFDQVAKLAREHKPRLIVAGASAYPREIPHEKFAEIAKEVGAKLFVDMAHYAGLVAAGLHNSPVPVADVVTTTTHKTLRGPRAGLIMCRSELAKDIDRNVFPGIQGGPLMHVVAGKAVCFKEALAPEFKAYAKQIIDNAKTLAETLLSGGLKLVSGGTDNHLMLVDVTTLGIGGKLATEVLEKCGVTVNMNMIPFDTRKPMDPSGVRIGTPALTTRGMGCDEMKKVGGWILQALKNTSDAKVHEKVRGEVSSLCTQFPVPAHAMATA; this comes from the coding sequence ATGAACTTGCTTGCTCAACAAGACCCCGACGTGTGGGCCGCGATCGAAGCCGAGGCCGTGCGCCAGCAGGACGGCTTGGAAATGATCGCGAGCGAGAACTACACAAGTCCCGCCGTGATGCAGGCAGTCGGCAGTGTGTTGACGAACAAGTATGCCGAAGGTTATCCCGGCCGGCGGTACTACGGCGGCTGTGAACACGTCGACGTGGTTGAAAATCTCGCCCGCGACCGGGCCAAGCAACTCTTCGGCGCCGAGCACGCCAATGTGCAGCCTCACAGCGGTTCGCAGGCCAACCAAGCGGTCTACCTGTCGCTGCTCGAAGCGGGCGATACCGTTCTCGGTCTCGACCTGGCCCACGGCGGTCACTTGACGCACGGCATGAAGCTGAACATCTCGGGCCGGCTCTATAAGTTTCTCAGCTATGGCGTGCGGCAGAGCGACTCGCGCCTCGACTTCGACCAGGTGGCAAAGCTGGCCCGCGAACACAAGCCGCGGCTGATCGTCGCCGGGGCCAGCGCTTATCCGCGAGAAATTCCGCACGAGAAGTTCGCTGAAATCGCCAAGGAAGTCGGCGCCAAGCTGTTTGTTGATATGGCCCACTACGCAGGTCTGGTCGCGGCTGGTTTGCACAACAGCCCGGTGCCTGTCGCCGATGTTGTTACCACGACCACGCACAAGACTCTGCGTGGTCCGCGCGCCGGCTTGATCATGTGCCGCAGCGAACTCGCCAAGGACATCGATCGCAATGTGTTCCCTGGCATCCAAGGTGGGCCGCTGATGCACGTCGTCGCTGGCAAGGCCGTGTGCTTTAAAGAAGCGCTCGCGCCGGAGTTCAAAGCCTACGCGAAGCAGATCATCGACAACGCCAAGACGCTGGCCGAAACGTTGCTGAGCGGCGGTTTGAAGCTCGTGAGCGGCGGCACCGACAATCACTTGATGCTGGTCGATGTCACGACCCTTGGCATCGGCGGCAAGCTGGCCACCGAAGTGCTCGAGAAGTGCGGCGTGACGGTCAACATGAACATGATTCCGTTCGACACTCGCAAGCCGATGGATCCCTCGGGCGTCCGCATCGGCACTCCGGCCCTCACCACACGCGGCATGGGTTGCGATGAGATGAAGAAGGTCGGCGGTTGGATTCTGCAGGCCTTGAAGAACACGAGCGACGCGAAGGTTCATGAAAAGGTGCGCGGCGAAGTAAGCAGCCTCTGCACGCAGTTCCCCGTTCCTGCCCACGCGATGGCAACTGCCTAA